One window of Tepidanaerobacter acetatoxydans Re1 genomic DNA carries:
- a CDS encoding cyclodeaminase/cyclohydrolase family protein — MISSSIKEFLDVLASKEPAPGGGAASALVGAVGTVLLSMVANLTVGKQKYKESEPLMKELLEEAAKLQKDLVKLMEEDTEAFNKVAAAFKMPKNTEEEKAKRKEKVQEALKGAANVPFQIMEKAVEALRLHEKSLGHANPSTISDTGVGALCLKTALCGAWLNVKINLGSIDDEDFVREYNEKTQQLLNEGVPLADKVYEAVLESL; from the coding sequence GTGATTAGCAGCAGCATAAAAGAATTTTTGGATGTTTTAGCTTCTAAGGAACCTGCTCCAGGAGGAGGTGCTGCCTCTGCGCTGGTAGGAGCTGTAGGGACGGTTTTATTGTCAATGGTTGCAAATCTGACAGTTGGAAAACAAAAGTACAAAGAGAGCGAACCGCTCATGAAAGAACTGCTTGAAGAAGCCGCAAAACTTCAAAAGGATTTAGTAAAACTAATGGAAGAAGATACCGAAGCATTTAACAAAGTTGCTGCAGCATTTAAGATGCCCAAAAACACTGAAGAAGAAAAGGCAAAACGAAAGGAAAAGGTGCAAGAAGCCCTAAAAGGTGCAGCCAACGTTCCTTTTCAAATTATGGAAAAAGCCGTAGAAGCCCTGCGTTTACACGAAAAGTCTTTAGGCCATGCAAATCCGTCGACAATTAGCGATACAGGAGTTGGCGCTCTGTGCCTGAAGACTGCTCTTTGTGGTGCATGGCTTAATGTAAAAATAAACCTTGGCAGCATTGATGATGAGGATTTTGTCAGAGAATACAACGAAAAAACGCAGCAGCTTTTAAATGAAGGAGTGCCACTTGCAGATAAAGTGTACGAAGCAGTATTAGAAAGTCTTTAG
- the hutI gene encoding imidazolonepropionase has protein sequence MKDTGQLVIKNIGMLATPQGATCLRGKEQGKIKILENAFIAVSQGKITAIGKDEELKDFLINDDTVVIDAKGCLATPGLVDPHTHLVFGGWRQKELSLKLKGAGYLDILSMGGGILSTVEHTRKASFEELVQKGKKSLDIMLSYGTITCEAKSGYGLNVKDEIKSLNVIKELNKLHSVDLVPTFMGAHAIPKEYQGRADDYIKLIKEEMIPRVAKENLAEFCDVFCEDKVFDAEQSRDILETGKRHGLIPKVHADEITPLGGASLAAEVKAISAEHLIHASDKGIDDMAKAGTIAILLPGTSLYLDESFARAKTMIEKGIPVALASDFNPGSCPTESLQLILNLACIKYKMTPEEVLTAATLNAAAAINRSSVVGSLETGKQADILLWDSPDLDFLVYHFGVNLVKTVVKQGKIVVDNK, from the coding sequence TTGAAAGATACTGGACAACTTGTTATAAAAAATATTGGTATGCTCGCAACCCCTCAAGGGGCAACCTGTTTAAGAGGTAAAGAACAAGGCAAGATAAAGATACTTGAGAATGCTTTTATTGCAGTGTCTCAAGGTAAAATAACAGCTATAGGTAAAGATGAGGAACTTAAAGATTTTCTTATAAATGATGATACTGTTGTTATCGATGCCAAAGGCTGCCTTGCAACTCCGGGCCTTGTGGATCCACATACACACCTGGTTTTTGGAGGGTGGAGGCAAAAAGAGCTTTCATTAAAGCTAAAGGGTGCCGGCTACCTTGATATATTGAGCATGGGAGGAGGCATACTAAGCACCGTAGAGCATACGCGCAAGGCAAGTTTTGAAGAGCTGGTGCAAAAAGGCAAAAAATCCCTTGATATAATGCTAAGCTATGGAACAATCACCTGCGAAGCAAAAAGCGGATATGGCTTAAATGTAAAAGATGAGATTAAATCCTTAAATGTGATTAAAGAGCTAAATAAATTGCATTCAGTTGACTTAGTTCCTACATTTATGGGAGCACATGCAATTCCGAAGGAATATCAAGGAAGAGCTGATGATTATATAAAATTAATAAAGGAAGAAATGATTCCAAGGGTTGCAAAAGAAAATCTGGCAGAGTTTTGTGATGTATTTTGCGAGGATAAGGTTTTTGATGCAGAGCAGTCAAGGGATATACTTGAAACAGGCAAAAGACATGGCCTTATTCCCAAGGTTCATGCTGATGAGATAACGCCCTTAGGAGGTGCATCGCTTGCCGCTGAAGTTAAAGCTATTTCTGCCGAACACCTAATTCATGCATCAGATAAAGGTATTGATGATATGGCAAAGGCAGGTACTATAGCAATCCTTTTGCCAGGCACTTCCCTTTATTTAGACGAATCCTTTGCAAGAGCGAAAACTATGATAGAAAAAGGCATTCCGGTAGCGCTTGCTTCTGACTTTAATCCAGGTTCATGCCCTACAGAATCACTGCAGCTTATCTTAAATCTTGCCTGCATAAAGTATAAGATGACACCTGAAGAAGTTTTGACGGCTGCAACACTAAACGCCGCTGCGGCTATTAATAGGTCATCTGTCGTAGGAAGTTTAGAAACTGGAAAACAGGCGGATATCCTGCTTTGGGATTCGCCTGATTTAGACTTTTTAGTATATCATTTTGGAGTAAATTTAGTAAAAACTGTTGTTAAGCAGGGCAAAATAGTTGTTGATAATAAATGA
- the ftcD gene encoding glutamate formimidoyltransferase, producing the protein MNPIVECIPNFSEGRRQEVIEAIADTIRSVEGVRLLDYSADKNHNRSVFTFIGNPKAVAEAAFLSCKKAAELIDMTKHKGEHPRMGATDVIPFVPVKDITVEECIELSKKVGERIAEELSIPVFSYEDSATKPERKNLANIRKGQFEKMAEKLKDPQWAPDFGKPEIHPTAGVVAVGARKPLIAYNINLDTSDIKIADTIAKLIRERGGGLKNVRAIGVMLKDRNLAQVSINMVDYEKTALYRAFEMVKMEARRYGVNIVGSEIVGLTPMKALIDVAEYYLQLENFDSNKQILENYLLQ; encoded by the coding sequence TTGAATCCAATCGTTGAATGTATTCCAAATTTCAGTGAGGGCAGACGCCAAGAGGTCATAGAAGCTATTGCTGATACAATAAGATCTGTAGAAGGCGTAAGGCTTCTAGACTATTCCGCGGATAAAAACCATAATCGAAGTGTCTTTACATTTATTGGAAATCCGAAAGCGGTAGCAGAAGCGGCTTTTCTTTCCTGCAAAAAAGCAGCCGAATTAATCGATATGACAAAACACAAAGGGGAGCATCCCAGGATGGGCGCTACTGATGTAATACCTTTTGTGCCTGTAAAGGATATCACTGTAGAAGAATGTATAGAGCTTTCTAAGAAAGTTGGAGAAAGAATTGCGGAAGAACTTTCAATTCCAGTCTTTTCATATGAAGATTCAGCTACCAAGCCTGAGCGGAAAAACCTTGCAAATATAAGGAAGGGCCAGTTTGAAAAAATGGCAGAAAAATTAAAGGACCCTCAGTGGGCTCCTGATTTTGGAAAACCGGAAATTCATCCTACGGCAGGGGTAGTAGCCGTTGGAGCGCGCAAACCACTTATAGCGTACAATATTAATCTTGACACATCAGACATAAAAATTGCCGATACAATTGCAAAACTCATCCGCGAAAGAGGTGGAGGGCTAAAAAATGTAAGGGCTATCGGGGTAATGTTAAAAGATAGAAACCTGGCCCAGGTGTCAATTAACATGGTAGACTATGAAAAAACAGCTCTTTACAGAGCCTTTGAGATGGTCAAAATGGAGGCAAGGCGCTATGGAGTCAATATAGTGGGCAGTGAAATAGTAGGCCTTACTCCCATGAAAGCCCTTATAGATGTAGCCGAATACTATTTGCAATTGGAAAACTTTGATTCTAATAAACAGATATTGGAGAATTATTTGTTACAGTAA
- a CDS encoding folate family ECF transporter S component, translated as MKKLSTKQLVYLSFLVALNIVLSRVASIRINIGTVEGIRIGFGAFPTIFAGIVFGPFAGGIVGALGDFLGFFINPTGFYFPPITLSAALGGIIPALILQTFFKQQNQSLWQYIIAIGIGQVITSVILTPYFLQLGFNIPFFVTLPARIIAQTINVPLYSFLTLAIKKKADVILN; from the coding sequence ATGAAAAAACTTTCTACAAAACAACTAGTGTATCTGTCCTTTTTGGTTGCCCTTAACATTGTACTGTCGAGGGTTGCAAGTATCAGAATAAACATTGGTACAGTTGAGGGGATAAGGATAGGTTTTGGAGCTTTTCCAACTATCTTTGCAGGTATCGTGTTTGGGCCGTTTGCCGGAGGAATAGTAGGTGCATTAGGGGATTTTCTGGGATTTTTCATAAATCCAACCGGATTTTATTTCCCGCCGATTACTCTTTCAGCAGCTCTCGGCGGTATAATACCCGCCCTTATATTGCAGACCTTCTTTAAACAGCAAAATCAATCCCTCTGGCAATATATAATAGCCATTGGGATAGGCCAAGTTATAACATCGGTTATCTTAACACCGTACTTTTTACAGCTTGGCTTTAACATACCTTTCTTTGTCACACTGCCGGCAAGAATAATTGCACAGACAATCAACGTCCCGCTTTATTCTTTTTTGACTCTGGCAATTAAAAAGAAAGCAGATGTGATATTAAACTAA